The Lycium barbarum isolate Lr01 chromosome 11, ASM1917538v2, whole genome shotgun sequence genome contains the following window.
tttcagtacattcaaacaatcaaatattctttataaaaattataaccaaacacaactccaactttaaaattttagtgaaaatatttgattttcatggcctaACGCCTACTAAGTTTTATATATAGGATCTTGCTAACATACTACATGAAGGTAGTATATTAGCATTGTACTCATTTTTTAATTTCTACAAATGCCCTTATTATTGATTGGCACAACATCAAGTTCAAGGACATTTTTGTCATTCACCAAAATTCCACCATTGACCTAAAAAAGTAAACCCAATTCTTCTTCTCCACTCTCTGTTCCGTCCAAGTCCATCGTTAATGACAAAACTAGAAGCATAAAGATAATAGAAACCCATAATTCATTGAATGGATGCAAATTAAAATAACTACTAGTGTTAGGCAGAGGATTTGAGTTTCTCTTAAAATCTTTTGGGTTCTTTAAGCTCTATTTGTTTAGAAAAATAGAGACGATAACAGATGATTTTCCCACTTTCAATAGCATACCCACTTCCACTCTCCGCAAGCTTGCTTCGCCGCTTCtttgaaatctcaaatgattTTCGAAAACTTTCAATCTCATTTTTCAAATCTGATTCGAAAAACTCAAAACACAATAATAATTCACCCAGCAACAATTACACCGAGATCAGTGTCGCATCTTTCACTTTCATATTGCTTATAATAATGTAGAGgaagaaaacaagaaaagaacAACGGAAGATATTTGAGTCACAAAAAATGATTTTAGCAAGATAGATTTTTGTTTGTGTTTAATCTATGAATTGTGGTGAAATCACTTAGACAGGAATTGTTTGGATTAGCGGTGAATCTTATACCTGAATTGGTTGGAttagcataaaaaaaaaatcatcttttaGAGAAAGAGGGACTGTTTTTGAACAAATATATTAGAAGAGAACTTTATATATAAATGGAGGTTAGCAAGGAAGAAGAAAGGCAAAACAATGGTAACAGAGGATTTGCTTCAAATGGGTCTGTGGATGGCAAGAGGAAAGAAAGAGGAAGGAGATTTGAATAATTTTCTATCAAATGTGAATTGAAGGGAAGAAATGGGGAAATTtcagaaaaggacaaaaataccCTTATATTGATACTTGCTGGCCTTAAATGGTAAGGGTACTTGGGGAAACAAAAATTGGGTATATTGCTAACCTACAACCTTCATGTTGTAGGTTAGCAAaactcattatatatatatatatatatatatttttcacaAAATTCCTTTCTTCTAGTTAATTGAGGTGTTTAACCAAACTTttagaaaataagtgttttgggGGAGTAAAATTGTTTTTCAGAAGCTGAAAAAAGTTAATTTTTCTTCGCAAACACTTTGTACTTTGACCAAGCACAATTCTGCTCTAATAttgataaaaatattttttaaattaatttgtcaaacataaattattattttcaaaagtatttttccaaaattatttgaacaaaaaagtttttaaaataatttttttaaaggtTTGACATTAAAAACTAAATCATAAGAACAAAAGATAAATTTAACATTAAAAAATAAGATGAGGAcctagaagtaattaattgaaaaggtTGACATTAAGTtgaatttttttgtgaggacTAAAAAAGTCCTTGATTGtctcttatatatagtagtaatatttcAAACGTACTTCTTATACTACTAAAATATGGTGATTTCTTAAGCAAATTATATATTTctcccgtttcaatttatgtgattctTTTTacttcgagagtcaatttgactaaactttaaaGCTAttttggattagattaactcaatatcttaagattaaaatttatatttattGAAAAaatacatgaaaagtactataagttgcaacttttctcatatcaatttgatgaAAAAACACATCTTAAACTATTAATCAAAGTTCATACAGTTTGAACCTCGGACAGcaaaaaatattactccctccgttttagtttatgtgaaccttttcagAGTACGAGGGTCAAGCTTTATAACTTTGACCgtaaattttgacatagatttttcaagtgtgtagaaataaaatttatatattcagaaattacataaaaaatactaCAGTTAAACCTCTCTAAACAACATTGTTGGGTCCAATTTTTTTTGGTTATTATAGAGAATtattgttatacacctataaaagcattgacatttaaataatatctcgttgttatatgcaaaaaagatatataaaaatttagtttttcattttttgttgccaaattctaagcttaatcacactagGAAAATCTTTGAatggtgaatatatatatatgtgtgtgtgtgtgtgtgtgtgtgtgtgagagagataaTATTTTGCCATAATTAAATAGTGTCTTACAGAATCAAATATTTGGttaaaatctctacacttattattggtaaacATAAATATTCTATCTTCATAAAgatgattaattattatattaccaaaaaacaAAATGGCTATTAtatgggggtaattttacaaagttaGTTATTGATGTTATAGGTAAGTTGTGTTATagagaaataaaatataatataaaatcaGTTTCGAAAAAACTTGGCTATTATAGAAATGTGCTGCTATATgcaaatgctgttatagagaggtctgacggtataagtcatgataatttataattcaaataatttaaattttttttaaggaaaacagAATTAAAGAACTACCTCGTAGACTCTTCAAATAataatagattcacataaattgaaacaaatggaatatataaattgggacagatcgAGTAATATGAAACAGAAGAAGTTCAAAAGGAAAGGTAACTTCGAAGAATTAGCTTGTGGTGACTAAAAAGTCTTGAAATTACTCTAGGTGACATGTGGGGACCACTCCAAttcaaaacccaattaaatttggtATTAAGGAAATTGAGGTTCAAAATGTATTTTTCaaaacttcttaatcttttataaaatacaaaaagacCCCAACTTAATCCCAAAAAATCCACCAGCcccccttctcctcctcccaccccgcCTCCccccaacatttttttttaaagttttgatattttttatttcctttttcaccagccccccccccctcccggtCTTCCTCCCACCCCTGCCCccgcctattttttttttaaaagttcttATTTACTTTTTCACTAGCCACCCCCTCCTCCTCCTACCCCTCCCTCCCCCccactaaaaaaaattaatttttattttattttctttatttgttttttcatccCCCCTTCTCCTCCCaaccctcccccctcccccccgccctaaaaaagatttaatttttttttaaccagCCCCCACTCCTCCTCCTCACACCCCTcacccccacccccccaaaatttatttttttaaaaaacgtttttctttttgtttttttgcaccccccaacccttccaaaaaaaaaattgttttaagaaAAGAAGTTttgcaaagtttttttttttttttttgcatcaccatcccccctcccccccccccaaaaaaaattatttttcttgaaaagaagttttgaatattttctttttagtttcttacttcccccacccacccccaaaaaaaattgttttaaaaaaaaaacgttttgaaagtttttatttttggttttttgcacctccccccccccccccccccccaccaccaccacTCCAAAAAAATAATCTTGAAAGCAagttttgaattttattttttattttttgggtttaggaaaagtttggataaaatccaggttgttgttgtgtgtttgtagtgaaatagatggtttttttgttgttgtcctggtatggttcagggtttagtaaaatatatccaacatatattttttttgttcttgtcctggtatttatctggttctgtttgtagaagataaccaacagatttgtagttgttgcaacaagaagacaatctgttgcaacaactcactaatctgttggacatagcttcagttatttgcttctgtttgtagaagatatccaacagatttgtagttgttgcaacaagttctacacttgttgtaacaagtagataATTTGTTGTAACAACTACAAAGCTGTTGgatatagcttcagttatttggttctgtttgtagaagatatcctacagatttgtagttgttgcaacaaattctacacttgttgcaacaagtatacaatctgttgcaacaactacaaatcttttggacatagcttcagttatgtggttctgtttgtagaagatatccaacagatttgtgaATCTATTTATGAATCAACAAATGTTAAGGAAAGATATAGGCAAATTGACAACCAAACTGACAACCAATCCTCAGAAAGAGATGAAGAACAGAGCCAAGAAGCAGTATatacaaatgaagaaagtgaaaaaGAACTAGAAAATGAAGAAActgatgatggaaatgaaggagatGGAGCAGATCAAGGGAATCTTCTACACCCCAGAAGGCAGTTGCtgaacaaattattacttaagttgtggtatttggagccaaggtggttgtttaacaatttttttttgtcctaTACGTTAtttatgaatgatgtttatgaacttatttattttgattagttgtggtatttggagccaaggtgtctgttgaacaatttctgtttatgaacttatttattttgcttactaattGTTGCAATAGATGCATACAATTGTTGaagcaacaagttactaatttgtttcaacaagttattaatctgtttcaacaagttactaatttttttaagcaagttgcttagttgttgcaacaaattactcaccttgttggaaaaaatcaaacaatttcttaaattattgcaaaaattaaaaaatatgtcgcaacagatgagttaattgttgcaacagatcatacacttgttgaagaagttgcaacaagttactaatctgtttcaacagatggatcagatgtttaagcaagttgcttagttgttgcaacagattcaccaccttgtttgaattattgcaacaacttactcatatgcTGCAGCAGGTATCTCacatgttgcaacaacttactcatatgttgcagcaggtatctcatatgttgcaacaactcctccattgttgcaacgtattcacgatattgatcatattgaactcctttgtttataccgaataacattgaattcatttgtttatcactaaatatggttgaattaagtatttcacatcaaatcactctaatgatcactagATTTAGGAAGAATATACTTAGAATTGTCCATCTAGTCCGtgaaattactatctaatccattaaggatgctagcatatatatatatatatatatatatatatatatataccatttattttctttgtttaacactaaatatgggtAAATCAAGTAGTTCGCATCAAATCAATCTAATGCTCACTCGATTTAGTGTATAccgacttagtagatcatctttcttgaatcaaaatacatcaaattgattaagtattatatattgatcattaaatatcattgattttctttgtttatgACTAAATATGgatgaatcaagtagttcacatcaattcactctaattaTCACTcaatttagtgcatactgacttagtagatcatttttttgactcaaaatacatcaaattgattaagtattatacattgatcactaaatatcgtagatttcctttgtttatgatTAAATATGAGTGAaacaagtagttcacatcaattcactctaatgatcactcgatttagtgcatactgacttagtagatcatctttcctgactcaaaatacatcaaattgattaggtattatacattgatcattaaatatcgttgattttctttgtttatgactaaatatgggtgaatcaagtagttcacatcaattcactctaatgatcactcgatttagtgcatactgacttagtagatcatctttcctgactcaaaatatatcaaattgattaagtattatacattgataactaaatatagttgatttcatttgtttatcactaaatatgagtgaatcaaatagttcacatcaattcactctaatgatcattggatttagtgcatactgacttagtagatcatctttcctgactcaaaataacatcaaattgattaagtattatatattgatcactacatatcgttgatttcctttgtttatcactaaatatcattgattccctttgttgatcactaaatatgggtgaatcaagtagtatatgttgcaacaactgtaatatctgttgcagcaagtgtagtatctgttacAACAACTAtaatatctgttgcagcaagtgtagtatctgttgcaacaactgtagtatctgttgcagcaagtgacatagttgttgaacaggtccttactcttgttggataaacacaacaagttacccagtttctgcaacaagtcactccacttgttggaaaaacccCAACATGTAACTTAGTTGCTTCAACAAGGcttgtcagttgttgcaacagattgcttacttgttggaaatcttttagcagttggataaaacccaacaagataCTAGTTACTGTAACAAGTCCTcttacttgttggataaaacccaacaagttacagagctgttgcaacagattcattACTTATTGGAAACTgttcagcaatttattaacaagaatacacacatttgtgatttgaacacaatcaacatattatataaaccaagttcacaaaCATCAAGAACATAAATTACCATTCTTAAAAAgaacaacattaaaatgtcataaagttctaacaaataactattattacaacacagtgcaattaacaactatggagcatttcggcttggacatgttgttttttGTGCCAGttgttttgcataaggagcatttgtttttcctcgttcgcaatgattccccgattccacgcctcctctttgtccggCTTCTTCCAGGTTTGCTAGGATCAACATATAGATgaggtatctctctctctaattcaaaatttcttttcaagattttttttgggggtgggtggtgcaaaaaataaaaaacaaaaacttttcaaaacttttttttaaaacaatttttttttggggtgggtgggtgggtggagtaagaaaccaaagattttttttttgctggGGGGAGGGGGTGGATGGcgtgggggtggtgcaaaaaaccaaaaacaaaaacttttcaaagcttttaaaaaaaaaaaattaatttttttttgggagtGTAGGGGGCTGGGGGAGGggggtgggtggtgcaaaaaaacaagaaaacttttcaaaatcttttttaaaaaaacattttttttggtgggggtgggggtggtgcaaaaaatcaaaaataaaaaacttttcaaaacttttttttttaaaaataaaattaatttttttgcgagggtgggggtgggtaggtagtacaaaaaaaaaacttttcaaaatcttttttaaaaaaacattttttttagtgggagtgggggtggggggcCAAGGGTAGGGGGAGGGGTGGGGGGCTGGGGGTAGGGGGTATTTTATGATTTATACTGGTTGgatcaaagtgttaaaaataaaatttgagtgcaaaatgttaaaaataaagtttagggtcaaagtgttaaaaacaaaACTATTCGACAAGTCCAAAACTCCTTAATCACTAATAAAAAATCATTACCTCTagtcaataattaaaacttgaatcaTCTCTActcaattttaaaatttttaaaatttaaaagttaCCTATAATTAAATGCCCGATGTAACTTGTTTAATAGGCTTAGATGACGTAATACGTGACAAAAGAACGTAGcaagaaagaagaaaataaaaaaaaagtacagTACTTACCAAGAAATACACTTAACATAAACTCCCCAAGTTCATACATAAACTAAATTCCAGGAGTTCTAGAAGCACACGTGTGAAATGTGGGCCCTCCAGTCCCTTTCCCAACAAGGAAAATATACTTCCAGAACCCCCATATAAAAACCCAGCAAAGAACATAACATAACAAACAATCAAACAAACAATTGCCTCTCCCTTAAATTCAAGCATAAACCTACACAGCAACAAACCTAAATACAACATAAACAATTCCCTCTCAAAATGCAGGAAGCCGTCGAAGATGGATATTTATGCCTATGCCCCAGCTTTAACAATTTTGGATATTTAGCAGAAATCGCTGCTAAAATCTCCGATGAATTTCAGTCATCGGAGAACGATAGCTTCGATGATGACGAAGATTTTGAATTTTCTTTGGTCAGTGAAAATCCTGATACCGCCGAATTCATCTATGAGGACGGTCAAACTAAATTCCAGCCAAGTTTCCCTGTTTTCAACCGCGATTTATTACCAATGGCTGATGACGATTCTAAGAAAGTTAACGACGATAAGTCTGATAGTTCAATTCGTATTCCTTTGAAGAATTTATTTCTAGAAGAACAGGAATCCACATCGGAGGCGGATGAATTCGAGACGATACCTGAGGGAACATATTGTGTGTGGAAGCCGAAGATAACGGAGCTATCACCTGGAAAATGTAAGAAGAGTAAATCAACAGGATCGGTATCTAAACGGTGGCCAAGGATTCGAGATTTGTTACGGAGGAGTAATAGCGATGGGAAGGACAATTTTGTATTTCTGATACTGAAAAAGGCGACgataaacaacaacaatatatctAGTGTGATTTCACAATTGGAATCTGCGGATAGAGTGCACGTGAAGCTCTTgcctcaaacaaaaccaaattaAAGTAGTTCAGAAAAGAAAAAGGCGATAAAAGATGAAACAGGAAAAGCGAAGAATTCCGGCGAGGTTGTGAAGGCGGCCGGAAAATTGAAGGGGTCACCGGCGGCTGGTCAGCAGACACTTTATTATGTACGAAATAGAGAGGGTAAAGAAGTTGATAAGAATAGGAGAAAATCATATTTACCGTACAGGAAGACCTAATAGGGGCTTTCGCCATTGGTTTGAGCAAAAGTTATCGTCCATTTTAACACCATGTAAATGCCCTCTAGTAATAGAATTATTATGGAGATTTTTGTACCATGTGATTTTGGGACAAATCATTACAAAATGTATGTTGCTTTTTTACTTCCCAATTCTTAAAGTAAAAGAATTCTGATAACTTtgtctatcccaatttatgtcaTGTTCGAACTTTAACAATAAATTTTAACATGAAATATTAAGTTTTTCGAATTGATAATTTCAAAATATTTGAAAGACATCaaaaactcactgtaaaaaaaaaattgtttgactCATCGAGATGATACCACACAAATTGAAAGGAATAATATTTAGATGCTTCATTAGAACATTTTCTTTAGTGCTTAGTGCTTACTGCATTTTTTGTCGTGTTTAATCATTCGGATTATAGATCATATATGGAGGATTTTTATACTTTATTGATTACAAACTTGGAGATGGAGCAGCGAATGGTTCAAACCTGATGGCACGCAAATCATGAGCGAAAATAAGCTTCGTGTTGTCTTAATGAAATGACCCATAATTTATTTAAGAACTAAAAAGGTGAAATGATTTTTCATTATCTCAGTTGAAGTACTGATATCGGGAGGCTCAGTACTTCAACTAGTCTTCATGTTCCTCGAATGGATCTCTTAGTTGTTGAGAAGGTTGCCCAAAAGCGGTATATAAGACGTACCCAGTAAAACTTACAAGTAAACCAGATATAAAGATGGCGACTAGGGTTGCTGTTTCCATTCTTATCATATTTATATAATTTCAAGACCTAATGGATCTATGATAGGATCGTTTATTTACAACGGAATGGTATACAAAGTCAACAGATCTCAATGAATACAATAGGATTTATGGCTACACAAACTATTGAGAACAGTTCTAGATCTGGTCCAAGACGAACTGCGCTAGGAGATTTATTAAAATCATTGAATTCGGAATATGGTAAAGTAGCTCCTGGGTGGGGAACTACTCCTTTGATGGGTGTCGCAATGACCTTATTTGCGGTATTTCTATCTATTATTTTGGAGATTTATAACTCTTCCGTTTTATTGGATGGAATTTCAATGAATTAGGTCTATAAGAACCCCAAGTCCTTGCTTTTGAGTCCAAAATGAATCATTTAGAGCTCCGATTTCTAGTCCATTCTATTTTCTTTTGGTAGTTCGATCGTGGAATTTCTTTGTTTCTGTATTTCCGGAGTATGAGTGTGTGACTTGTTATAATTGATCCTATTGATAGTACAGAGAATGGGTCTGTCATCTTGATAGAGATGGTTCTACTTTGTCAGATATTTATTCGAATATTTGGAACACGAAATAGATTAAGAAATATTTGAACTATGATTCATACTTAATATTCAGACCTCGTGTCCGGGTTCCAAAACATTGTCAAACAAAGAATTCTAATTTCTAAATCGAAAGATTCTTTTCTTTCAACCCCTATTTATATTTTGACCAAAAGCAAAACCTTTCTTTGAATTTTTAGTCATTCTATTTATTCAGGGAATAAGTGATGATCCGAGGATTCTTACTCAGGGAATCCTTGATTTGATTTAGGTTAGGTTTTTTTATTGAATCATCGTGGTTCTAGTATGAATCTGAGGTTTTAATCGATTCATAGGGTCTTAATAAGAGAATTCCTATcaataataaagaaaacaaataataaaaGTCATATTCCACAAAAACAAATTCTAGAAAGAAATAGGGAAAAAGAGAATTCAAGAGGCCCATAAGTATCAAAATAAAGATAAAGACGACTGCGCCAACTTGATATTTTGGTATTATCGCCACAAAGAAGAGCTTTCGGATTTTCCAGAGAAGATGGGATCAGAACTTAATAAATTTAAAACTTTCTATTCCATATCCATTGCAACTAGTATTTGGGTGTTTTTGCTTGAGCTGTACGAGATGAAAGTCTCATATACGGTTCTCAGAGGGGGAGTTCCGCCTATCTCAATAAAGTATATGATTGGTTCGAAGAACGTCTCGAGATTCAAGCAATTGCGGATGATATAACTAGTAAATACGTTCCTCCCCACGTCAATATATTTTATTGTTTAGGGGGAATTACACTTACTTGTTTTTTAGTACAAGTAGCTACTGGGTTTGCTATGACTTTTTACTATCGTCCGACCGTTGCTGAGGCTTTTGCTTCTGTTCAATACATAATGACTGAAGCTAACTTTGGTTGGTTAATCCGATCAGTTCATCGATGGTCGGCAAGTATGATGGTCCTAATGATGATCCTGCATGTATTTTGTGTGTATCTCACCGACAGATTTAAAAAACCTCGCGAATTGACTTGGGTTACAGGTGTGGTTCTAGTTATATTAACCGCATCTTTTGGCGTAACTGGTTATTTCTTACCTCGGGACCAAATTGGTTATTGGGCAGTGAAAATAGTAACAGGTGTGCCTGACGCTATTCCTGTAATAGGATCACCTTTGGTCGAATTATTGCGCGGAAGCGCTAGTGTGGGACAATCCACTTTGACTCGTTTTTATAGTTTACACACTTTTGTATTGCCGCTTCTTACTGCCGTATTTATGTTAATGCACTTTCCAATGATACGTAAACAAGGTATTTCTGGGCCTTTATGGAGCAAAGAAAAATATATCCTAAATATTTGTAATCAATCATTTATCACTTGGTGGAGGATTATATAGTATTTCATTGCTacaagtttggattattgaaaataATAAGACATGGATTTGGATATTTCCCTTTAATTATTCATGTCAActaacggggggggggggggggggattgaaGGGAATTTTGTGAAGAGAAAATGGATTATGGGAGTGTGTGACTTGAACTATTGATTGGTCTGTGTAGATATATGCCTGCCACATGGGAATTCATAAATAAATGTGTCTTTGTTCCAATCGCCGTGTAAGCCCTATACAGAGGATAGGCTGGTTCGCTTAAAGAGAATCTTTTCTATGATCAGGTCCGAATCATGTTGTACATGAGCAGGCTCCGTAAGATCCAGTATAAGTGAACTAGATAAAACGGGATCTTGATTCCGCTTTATCTAGTTCACTTATAAGATTTAATAGTATGTAAATGTATTCATTTCCTCTGCATTGACACGATCAATACTACTATCGGAGTGAAACAAGGGATCTAAAGAAGAAGAGAGGCTAGACTATATTAGTAACAAGCAAACCTTGTATGTGTATCTCCAAACATTTTGGAGATAAATACCAATTAGAAGGTCTGAGACGACCCAGAAAGCACTTGATTATATCATGATCTAATTTGTAAGCCTACTTGGGTCTTGAGTATTTACTTGTAAGAACAGAATTCTTTGTTTTGTAATGGATAGTTGCAACTCCGTAAAAAAGAATTCAGTCAAATTTTTCTTACATTGAACCATTCctatattatatatgtgtatgtgtaaaTACAGGTACCATATATAaattttctatggatatatgGATTCGTTTGGTTCTTTTTATTCTTGCTCGAGCTGGATGATTAAAAATTATCATGTCCAGTTCCCTCGGGGGATGGATCTATAAGAATTCACCTATCCCAATAACAAAAAAACCTGACTTGAATGATCCTGTATTAAGAGCTAAATTGGCTAAAGGTATGGGTCATAATTATTATGGAGAGCCCGCATGGCCCAACgatcttttatatatttttccaGTAGTAATTCTAGGTACTATTGCATGTAATGTAGGTTTAGCCGTTTTAGAACCATCAATGATTGGTGAACCGGCAGATCCATTTGCAACCCCTTTGGAAATATTACCTGAATGGTATTTCTTTCCTGTATTTCAAATACTTCGTACAGTGCCCAATAAATTATTGGGGGTTCTTTTAATGGTTTCAGTACCTGCGGGATTATTAACAGTACCTTTTTTAGAGAATGTTAATAAATTCCAAAATCTATTTCGCCGTCCAGTAACGACGACTGTCTTTTTGATTGGTCGTAGTCTCCCTTTGGTTGGGCATTGGTGCAACATTACCTATTGATAAATCCCTAACTTTaggtctttttaattttttttaattgattcAATTGTGAAATAACACGACATGCGTATCTAGGGAATAGTTTCTTCAAAGCGAATTCTCCCTAGATACATCTATTCAATTTAATTCTGAATTTATTTCGAATATATGATATATTAATTGTGCTAAATATTTTAAATCTATTTTCACTAAGTAAGTCCAATagatttaaaacttatttttTGCTAAATCAATTACAAATATTTTTCTAAAATGCCCAATATCTGTTTTATATCTTCGCTATGAAAATGTTCAATTTTCATAAGATCTTCTT
Protein-coding sequences here:
- the LOC132617131 gene encoding uncharacterized protein LOC132617131, translated to MQEAVEDGYLCLCPSFNNFGYLAEIAAKISDEFQSSENDSFDDDEDFEFSLVSENPDTAEFIYEDGQTKFQPSFPVFNRDLLPMADDDSKKVNDDKSDSSIRIPLKNLFLEEQESTSEADEFETIPEGTYCVWKPKITELSPGKCKKSKSTGSVSKRWPRIRDLLRRSNSDGKDNFVFLILKKATINNNNISSVISQLESADRVHVKLLPQTKPN
- the LOC132617292 gene encoding cytochrome b6-f complex subunit 4-like, with amino-acid sequence MSSSLGGWIYKNSPIPITKKPDLNDPVLRAKLAKGMGHNYYGEPAWPNDLLYIFPVVILGTIACNVGLAVLEPSMIGEPADPFATPLEILPEWYFFPVFQILRTVPNKLLGVLLMVSVPAGLLTVPFLENVNKFQNLFRRPVTTTVFLIGRSLPLVGHWCNITY